The Littorina saxatilis isolate snail1 linkage group LG13, US_GU_Lsax_2.0, whole genome shotgun sequence genome contains a region encoding:
- the LOC138946283 gene encoding mitochondrial fission 1 protein-like, with protein sequence MDSIIQDHIDPADLKKFEALYRDQTRRGKVAEKTQFDYAWCLIRSRYQEDMHKGVALLEDLLKNEKDDLAKRDYLYYIAVGHTRLKEYERALKYIDAVTRIEPGNHQARQLHQYIKKKMEKDGLVGMAIVGGAALALGGLVGLGAALLKKK encoded by the exons ATGGACTCGATAATTCAAGACCACATCGACCCTGCAGATTTGAAG AAATTTGAGGCCCTGTATCGTGATCAGACACGTCGTGGAAAGGTGGCTGAGAAGACGCAGTTTGACTATGCCTGGTGTCTCATCCGCAGTCGCTATCAGGAGGACATGCACAAAGGTGTTGCTCTACTAGAAG ACCTCTTGAAAAACGAGAAGGACGACCTGGCGAAGAGAGACTACCTGTATTACATCGCCGTTGGACACACCAGGTTAAAG GAGTATGAACGAGCACTGAAGTACATTGACGCTGTGACGCGCATAGAACCAGGAAACCATCAAGCCAGACAGCTACATCAATACATCAAGAAAAAAATGGAGAAAG ATGGTTTGGTTGGCATGGCGATAGTGGGAGGGGCAGCTCTGGCGCTGGGGGGTCTTGTAGGTCTGGGCGCGGCTCTCCTCAAGAAAAAGTGA